In Cynocephalus volans isolate mCynVol1 chromosome 13, mCynVol1.pri, whole genome shotgun sequence, a genomic segment contains:
- the C13H8orf48 gene encoding uncharacterized protein C8orf48 homolog, translated as MAVCPEAAHPDRSVTEDLSDETFKSFADEVQSCCSSSSSGGRQPWPHASGSNPDSGKQTTSLEQGDGQYEPSDLEDNETKLSKKWISYPKGKETNSGKHSPDTKLKTEIARVSDEELNALQSFCSIKINLIHHGVDSKEKKSSGRKKLQFRWDAEASETDALNCTVPDELLNRMYFKNIRTRAKQVAAAKQHISSQCPSCNRKRAELAQCAFLKQKKILLESHLLEKKIDEHLHTKDFLTRVGEAHQDLPRLSDDPRIIWERLNEKSQIGYSGCERSGIEQKL; from the exons ATGGCCGTCTGCCCAGAAG CGGCCCATCCGGACAGAAGTGTTACGGAGGACCTTTCTGATGAGACCTTCAAGTCCTTTGCTGATGAGGTACAGAGTTGCTGTTCATCCAGCTCCTCGGGAGGACGGCAACCCTGGCCGCATGCCTCTGGGAGCAACCCGGACAGTGGAAAGCAGACTACAAGCTTGGAACAAGGAGACGGACAGTATGAACCTTCGGACTTGGAAGATAATGAAACGAAGTTGAGTAAAAAATGGATCAGCTACCCCAAGGGTAAAGAAACGAACTCTGGAAAGCACTCACCAGACACTAAACTTAAAACAGAAATCGCTCGGGTATCCGATGAGGAACTGAATGCCCTGCAGTCTTTTTGCAGCATTAAGATAAACTTGATCCATCATGGAGTGGACTCTAAGGAGAAGAAGAGCAGCGGACGTAAAAAGCTGCAGTTTAGATGGGACGCAGAGGCTTCAGAGACAGATGCCTTAAATTGTACTGTCCCTGATGAGCTTCTGaacagaatgtattttaaaaacattaggaCAAGAGCAAAACAGGTGGCAGCAGCTAAGCAACATATTTCTTCTCAGTGTCCCAGTTGTAACAGGAAAAGAGCAGAGCTGGCCCAGTGTGCCTTCTTGAAACAGAAGAAGATTTTACTGGAGTCACATCtactagaaaagaaaatagatgaaCATCTTCATACCAAAGACTTTCTCACCCGTGTTGGAGAAGCACATCAGGACCTTCCCAGGCTTTCAGATGACCCTAGAATAATCTGGGAAAGACTGAATGAGAAAAGTCAGATTGGATACTCTGGTTGTGAAAGGTCAGGTATAGAGCAGAAATTGTAG